AGGGCCAGCAGGACTTCGGCCGGTTCGTCGAGCTGGTCCACGGCTCCAGCAAGTCGGGCAAGGTCGACACCGCGGCCTTCACCCGCATGGGCCGGCACTCCCTGCACCCGGTCCGCGAGGCCGACCAGGAGCCGGGCAACGCGGCCGGGCACCTGGCGTCGGTCTTCGGCGCCCGGGGCGCGAACATGACCTGCCAGACGGCCTGCGCCGCCAGCGCCCAGGCGATCGGCGAGGCCAGCGAGTTCATCCGCCGCGGCGTGCTCGACGTCGTCCTGGCGGGGGGCGCGCACTCGATGATCCACCCCCTGGGCGTGACGGGCTTCATCCTCCTGACCGCGATGTCCACCCGCAACGACGACCCCGCCCGCGCCAGCCGGCCTTTCGACCGCGACCGCGACGGCTTCGTCCTGGGCGAAGGGGGCGGCGTCCTCGTCCTGGAAGAGCTGGAGCACGCCCGGGCCCGCGGCGCGGTGATCTACGGCGAGGTCGCCGGCCACGGCTCGACGGCCGACGCCTTCCGCCTGACCGACAGCCACGACGAGGGCCGCGGGGCCGTCGCCGCCATGCGGATCGCCCTCGACGACGCCGGCCTGGACCCGTCCGACATCGACTACATCAACGCCCACGGCACCAGCACGCCCTCGAACGACTCGATCGAGACCCTGGCGATCAAGAAGGTGTTCGGCGACCGGGCGTACGCGATGCCGATCTCCAGCACCAAGAGCATGACCGGCCACCTGGTCTCCGCCGGCGGCGCCGTCGAGGCCGTCGCCTGCCTGCTCGCCCTCCGCGACGGCGTCCTGCCGCCGACGATCAACCTGGAGACCCCGGATCCCGCCTGCGACCTCGACTACATCCCCCACCAGGCCCGCGAGCGGCGGATCGACGCCGTCCTGTCCAACAGCTTCGGCTTCGGCGGCCAGAACACGGCCTTGATCCTCAGGCGGTTCGCCGGCTGACCGCGGCCGATTCGTATGTCTCGATCGCCGACGACTCGCTAAAATCCAGCCGGACATGGATTTCTCAGGGAGGTCGTCGGACATGAATGCGGAAACGGTGAGGGACCGGGACGAGGAGATCGTGGTCGTCTCGGGCCTGCCGCGCTCGGGCACGTCGCTGATGATGCAGATGCTCGACAAGGGCGGGATCGAGGCCGTCTCCGACGGCCAGCGCACGCCCGACGTGGACAACCCCCGCGGCTACTACGAGTTCGAGGTCGTCAAGAAGATCAAGGACGACGTCTCGTGGATCCCCGAGACCCGCGGCAAGGTCTTCAAGATGGTCTCGCAGCTCCTGTACGACCTGCCGGCCTCGGAGACGTACCGCGTCGTCTTCATGCAGCGCGACTTCGACGAGATGCTGACCTCCCAGGAGAAGATGCTCGCCCGCCTCGGCCGGCCCTCGGCCCCCCGCGACGAGATCAAGCGCGCCTTCACCCAGCACCTCGACCGCCTCTACGCCTGGCTCGAGAAGCAGCCGAACATGCACGTCCTGTTCGTCCGCCACCACGACCTCGTCGCCGAGCCCCGCGCCCAGTCCGAGCGGATCAACGCCTTCTTCGGCGGCCGCCTCGACGTCGACGCCATGGTCGACGCCGTCGACCCCTCGCTCTACCGCAACCGCAAGGCCGAGGCCGCG
The DNA window shown above is from Paludisphaera mucosa and carries:
- the fabF gene encoding beta-ketoacyl-ACP synthase II; the protein is MRRRVVVTGMGMITPVGGDVESSWTALCEGKGGVGPITLFDAGTFATRIAAEVPRFDLGAYRTDADRWRDHSRTSQFALAAATQAVAHAGLETSEVDPSRFGVYLGSGEGQQDFGRFVELVHGSSKSGKVDTAAFTRMGRHSLHPVREADQEPGNAAGHLASVFGARGANMTCQTACAASAQAIGEASEFIRRGVLDVVLAGGAHSMIHPLGVTGFILLTAMSTRNDDPARASRPFDRDRDGFVLGEGGGVLVLEELEHARARGAVIYGEVAGHGSTADAFRLTDSHDEGRGAVAAMRIALDDAGLDPSDIDYINAHGTSTPSNDSIETLAIKKVFGDRAYAMPISSTKSMTGHLVSAGGAVEAVACLLALRDGVLPPTINLETPDPACDLDYIPHQARERRIDAVLSNSFGFGGQNTALILRRFAG
- a CDS encoding sulfotransferase family protein, which translates into the protein MNAETVRDRDEEIVVVSGLPRSGTSLMMQMLDKGGIEAVSDGQRTPDVDNPRGYYEFEVVKKIKDDVSWIPETRGKVFKMVSQLLYDLPASETYRVVFMQRDFDEMLTSQEKMLARLGRPSAPRDEIKRAFTQHLDRLYAWLEKQPNMHVLFVRHHDLVAEPRAQSERINAFFGGRLDVDAMVDAVDPSLYRNRKAEAAG